A section of the Pseudanabaena mucicola str. Chao 1806 genome encodes:
- a CDS encoding ABC transporter substrate-binding protein, protein MANNKKELVVLGITLAIFGGLAVGGFLFFNQGKSNPNASSSLSKANFDLTTRKSEGEKLLIIAESNADKDAAIAAIAKKDYATATAKLEDSLSKQRNDPEALIYLNNAKIGDRPSLKVAVSVPIGGNLNVAKEILRGVAQAQTEVNNQGGINGMQLKIAIVNDDNKADIGVKVAQALVQDQTILAVIGHNSSEVSIATVPTYQAGGLVMISSTSTAKELSGMGSYIFRTVPSVRFQADSLSHYAVKKLNKKNIGICFNSEAKASQSLKEEFTTAIFSDGAKVSRINCDVASPSFNADKVVEDMLGDRVDALLLSPGVEKIEKGAEIAIIARNRLLLLGDSTLYTFKTLQLGQGAIADMVLSVPWHPDFFANNPFSATAVKLWGGDVNWRSATSYDATLAIIGGLKKSANREGLQQALSNPSFEIDGAAGKITFQPSGDRANASILVKVSKGDRAGVGYDFVPLR, encoded by the coding sequence ATGGCAAACAATAAGAAAGAACTAGTGGTTTTGGGTATAACTTTAGCCATCTTTGGCGGACTAGCTGTCGGTGGTTTTTTATTTTTTAATCAAGGTAAATCTAACCCTAATGCCTCTTCATCGCTTAGTAAAGCAAACTTTGACTTGACTACCCGCAAAAGTGAAGGCGAAAAATTGCTGATTATTGCTGAGTCAAATGCTGACAAGGATGCGGCGATCGCCGCGATTGCTAAAAAGGACTACGCCACTGCCACAGCTAAATTGGAAGACTCACTCAGTAAGCAACGTAACGATCCTGAAGCTTTAATTTATTTGAATAATGCCAAGATTGGCGATCGCCCCTCCTTAAAAGTTGCCGTGAGTGTGCCCATTGGCGGCAACCTGAATGTTGCAAAGGAAATTTTACGGGGCGTTGCCCAAGCCCAAACTGAGGTGAATAATCAGGGTGGCATTAATGGAATGCAACTTAAAATCGCGATCGTTAATGATGACAATAAAGCTGATATTGGTGTAAAAGTAGCGCAGGCTCTAGTTCAAGATCAAACGATCCTTGCGGTGATCGGACATAATTCTAGCGAGGTTTCTATTGCCACAGTGCCGACCTATCAAGCAGGAGGACTAGTGATGATATCCTCTACAAGTACCGCCAAGGAACTTTCAGGAATGGGTAGCTATATTTTTCGGACAGTACCCAGTGTCAGATTCCAAGCCGATTCGCTATCGCATTACGCTGTCAAGAAACTAAATAAGAAAAATATTGGCATTTGCTTTAATTCTGAGGCTAAGGCTAGTCAATCGCTCAAGGAAGAATTTACAACGGCTATATTTTCGGACGGAGCTAAAGTTAGTCGGATTAATTGCGATGTTGCCAGTCCCAGCTTTAATGCTGACAAGGTAGTTGAGGATATGTTAGGTGATCGCGTTGATGCTCTGTTGTTATCACCAGGTGTCGAAAAGATCGAAAAGGGAGCAGAAATCGCCATTATTGCTAGAAATCGTCTGTTATTGTTGGGCGACTCAACTTTGTATACTTTCAAAACTTTGCAACTAGGACAAGGAGCGATCGCCGATATGGTGTTAAGTGTGCCTTGGCATCCTGACTTTTTTGCAAATAATCCCTTTTCTGCTACTGCCGTGAAGTTATGGGGCGGTGATGTCAATTGGCGCTCAGCAACTAGCTACGATGCAACTTTAGCCATTATTGGTGGTTTGAAAAAAAGTGCTAATCGGGAAGGGCTACAGCAAGCTTTATCTAATCCCAGTTTTGAGATTGACGGTGCTGCAGGCAAAATCACATTTCAACCATCAGGTGATCGGGCTAATGCTTCGATTTTGGTCAAAGTAAGCAAAGGCGATCGAGCAGGCGTAGGCTATGACTTTGTGCCATTACGCTAA
- the purD gene encoding phosphoribosylamine--glycine ligase, whose amino-acid sequence MKVLVVGSGGREHALAWKLLQSPNIDRVFCIPGNGGTATMPNCQNVSLSIDDFEGMLRFAQVQGVGFTIVGPELPLALGIVDYFQSAKALIFGPTKEGAQIESSKSWAKQLMQEANIPTAASATFNNLEFAQAYVREQGAPIVIKADGLASGKGVTVAMDLDEAIAALDRIFSGQFGSAGETVVIEEFMTGQEVSVLAITDGKTIRPLIPAQDHKRLGDGDTGPNTGGMGAYAPAPIATPDLMAKVQAQVLEPAIAALNTRGIDYRGCLYAGLMVTPEGEPKVVEFNCRFGDPETQAVLPLLDDNLDDLLLACVEGRLESFAPLKWKNQTSVCVVTAADGYPDKVEVGQFVTGIGKAENVGAFVFQSGTKLKNNALVTNGGRVLGVTALGDDIRKAITNVYSAVDFIAYDGMYYRKDIASKAIT is encoded by the coding sequence TTGAAAGTCCTCGTAGTTGGCAGTGGCGGTAGAGAACACGCCTTAGCTTGGAAACTGCTGCAATCTCCAAATATTGATCGCGTCTTTTGCATACCAGGAAATGGTGGTACGGCAACCATGCCCAATTGTCAAAACGTTTCTCTGAGTATCGATGACTTTGAAGGAATGTTGCGTTTTGCTCAGGTACAGGGGGTAGGGTTCACGATTGTGGGCCCTGAACTACCATTAGCGCTTGGTATTGTTGATTACTTCCAATCTGCAAAAGCCTTAATTTTTGGTCCCACTAAAGAAGGTGCTCAGATTGAGTCAAGTAAGTCTTGGGCTAAGCAACTCATGCAGGAAGCAAATATTCCTACAGCAGCTAGTGCCACCTTCAATAATCTTGAATTCGCTCAAGCCTATGTGCGTGAGCAAGGAGCACCAATAGTCATTAAGGCTGATGGGTTAGCCAGTGGTAAGGGTGTAACCGTAGCAATGGATCTAGATGAAGCGATCGCTGCTCTAGACCGCATCTTTTCGGGACAATTTGGTTCCGCAGGTGAAACGGTAGTCATTGAAGAGTTTATGACAGGGCAGGAAGTATCTGTCCTTGCAATTACTGACGGCAAAACTATTCGCCCTTTAATTCCTGCCCAAGATCACAAGCGTCTCGGAGATGGTGATACAGGTCCTAACACAGGTGGCATGGGAGCCTATGCACCTGCACCGATCGCCACACCTGATTTAATGGCAAAGGTACAGGCACAAGTTTTAGAACCTGCGATCGCCGCTTTGAATACTAGAGGTATTGACTATCGCGGCTGTCTCTATGCAGGGTTAATGGTCACTCCCGAAGGTGAACCCAAGGTGGTGGAGTTTAACTGTCGATTTGGCGATCCTGAGACACAGGCTGTTTTGCCCTTACTAGACGACAACCTCGATGATTTACTCTTAGCCTGCGTCGAAGGGCGACTCGAAAGTTTTGCACCCCTAAAATGGAAAAACCAGACTTCTGTATGTGTAGTTACTGCCGCCGATGGCTATCCAGATAAGGTAGAAGTTGGTCAGTTCGTCACAGGTATCGGTAAAGCCGAAAACGTCGGTGCTTTTGTCTTTCAATCTGGGACTAAGCTCAAGAATAATGCTTTAGTCACAAATGGAGGTCGAGTTCTAGGTGTGACCGCCCTAGGTGATGACATTCGTAAGGCAATTACGAATGTTTATAGCGCTGTTGACTTTATTGCTTATGATGGCATGTATTACCGCAAAGACATTGCTAGCAAAGCTATTACCTAA
- a CDS encoding chromophore lyase CpcT/CpeT: MTVVTNPTDVYVLSQWLAGDHSNWDQAIENPPFFAHIRVGVRALPNPITEDGVWLYLEQAYDYEINRPYRTAILHVTYANDRIEIINYRLKSAEAFFGASRNRDRLASIDADAIDQLHGCTQWVHRADEKTFKGTVEPGKNCCLNRKGVNTYLTIDFEVTENRYSSLDRGYSVETDELIWGSVAGAFEFSKKASFSDEITVKFA, encoded by the coding sequence ATGACAGTTGTAACTAATCCCACTGATGTTTATGTTCTCTCTCAATGGCTAGCAGGTGATCATAGTAATTGGGATCAGGCGATCGAAAATCCCCCATTTTTCGCGCATATCCGTGTGGGTGTTCGCGCCTTGCCCAATCCGATTACTGAAGATGGTGTGTGGCTCTACCTTGAGCAAGCCTATGACTATGAGATCAATCGTCCCTATCGCACAGCCATATTGCATGTAACCTATGCCAACGATCGCATTGAAATCATCAATTATCGTCTAAAAAGTGCAGAAGCTTTTTTTGGGGCAAGTCGCAATCGCGATCGCTTAGCGTCAATTGATGCCGATGCGATCGATCAACTTCATGGGTGCACACAATGGGTACATCGTGCCGATGAAAAGACCTTTAAGGGCACTGTTGAACCAGGCAAAAATTGCTGTCTGAATCGCAAAGGTGTCAATACCTACCTCACGATTGACTTTGAAGTTACGGAAAACAGATACAGCAGTCTTGATCGTGGCTATAGCGTCGAAACCGATGAACTGATCTGGGGTTCTGTCGCGGGTGCTTTTGAATTCAGCAAAAAGGCAAGTTTTAGTGATGAAATTACCGTGAAATTCGCATAG
- a CDS encoding PAS domain-containing protein, whose protein sequence is MEWRLITYVDISGLKHTEEALRQIESRLQAFLDNAPTPISIKDLEGTYLSINQEFAYWMQADYEKIVGKKDYDLFSHEAVKIIRDMELQAIFEGIAVSFEETLHLPSSQRTFIITL, encoded by the coding sequence ATGGAGTGGCGATTGATTACCTATGTGGATATCAGTGGGCTTAAACATACCGAAGAAGCACTGCGTCAGATTGAATCAAGATTACAAGCTTTTTTAGATAATGCACCAACCCCAATCTCAATCAAAGATTTAGAAGGAACCTACTTATCAATTAACCAAGAATTTGCTTATTGGATGCAGGCTGATTATGAAAAGATTGTTGGTAAAAAGGACTACGATCTCTTTTCCCATGAAGCAGTAAAAATAATTCGTGATATGGAATTGCAAGCAATTTTTGAGGGTATTGCTGTTAGTTTTGAAGAAACTTTGCATTTGCCTAGTAGTCAACGCACTTTCATCATCACCTTATGA
- a CDS encoding DUF3352 domain-containing protein, giving the protein MKIKPVFAGIAVLGALLLVLSLTTIAKVLASNPRDLLIGVKTQPITVQLLPKRTPLFVSFLANPEKLGLFTQLAAKPSDRSDVRHELAKLKQQLRQNWLLDYERDIQPWLDQEITLAVTDVDLDHQSANGWQTGYLLALTAKDVDLAKATIDAFWQDLAVNGSDLGFEQYQGVSILNTSFAENQPTIAGTIVDKFVLFANDVRVLRQAIDNLKDPNLALPSLEHYRDRLAQINKGKIAFAYANLGELGEDLPKASLLMSLGLDKSGIRAKTLWHEERSPQALVSTNEPNANEPLSRTNPTTKPASKSNANIATAIPSGNAVIIGKNLGETLQEVQASLPPEWLKVITKAIAPIPLNQDALAWAQDDFAITLFPQRNAQPNSTPDWLLVAKVNDAKASATAIATLDDLARKQITVGEINLKNQPVTVWTNLSASLNNASGYPNNADVLGKVIVVHAQTSNYIYLSNSLPSLELALNLKSNQAIASSQSFKTIIRKLPRDYHAYGYLAQQFNLNWLETISSDLKIQEISSKISHSSLTSIFKHIEIVGFASTSGANNMEHGELFFTLK; this is encoded by the coding sequence ATGAAAATCAAGCCTGTTTTTGCGGGAATTGCTGTACTTGGTGCTTTGCTCTTGGTATTAAGTTTAACTACGATCGCTAAGGTACTTGCGTCAAATCCAAGGGATCTATTAATAGGAGTCAAAACTCAGCCTATCACAGTGCAACTATTGCCCAAGCGAACGCCTTTATTTGTCTCATTTTTGGCGAATCCAGAGAAATTAGGACTATTCACCCAGTTAGCGGCAAAACCTAGCGATCGCAGTGATGTGCGCCATGAATTAGCCAAGCTCAAGCAGCAATTACGACAAAACTGGTTATTAGACTATGAACGCGATATTCAGCCTTGGCTGGATCAAGAGATTACTCTAGCTGTGACCGATGTCGATCTTGATCACCAGTCAGCTAATGGTTGGCAAACAGGATATTTGCTTGCCTTGACTGCTAAAGATGTTGATCTTGCCAAGGCGACAATCGATGCTTTTTGGCAAGATTTAGCGGTGAATGGCTCCGATCTAGGATTTGAGCAATATCAGGGTGTATCGATTTTAAATACGAGTTTTGCGGAAAATCAACCGACAATCGCGGGAACGATTGTGGACAAATTTGTACTATTTGCTAATGATGTGCGAGTACTACGCCAAGCAATTGACAATTTGAAAGATCCTAATTTGGCATTACCCAGTCTTGAACATTATCGTGATCGCCTTGCCCAAATCAATAAGGGTAAAATTGCCTTTGCCTATGCCAATTTAGGAGAGCTAGGTGAGGATTTACCGAAAGCAAGTTTGTTAATGAGCCTCGGTTTAGATAAGTCAGGGATCAGAGCTAAAACGCTCTGGCATGAAGAGCGATCGCCTCAGGCTTTAGTATCTACTAATGAGCCTAATGCTAACGAGCCATTATCCCGAACCAATCCCACAACAAAGCCCGCATCCAAATCTAATGCCAATATTGCAACTGCCATACCTTCAGGAAATGCAGTAATTATTGGTAAGAATCTCGGTGAAACTTTACAAGAGGTTCAAGCCTCCCTTCCTCCTGAATGGCTCAAGGTGATTACTAAAGCGATCGCTCCCATACCCTTAAATCAAGATGCATTAGCATGGGCACAGGATGATTTTGCAATTACTTTATTCCCTCAGCGTAATGCTCAGCCCAATAGCACACCAGACTGGTTACTAGTAGCAAAAGTAAATGATGCTAAAGCCTCCGCAACAGCGATCGCAACTCTTGATGATCTTGCAAGAAAGCAAATCACCGTAGGGGAAATCAATCTCAAAAATCAGCCTGTTACAGTTTGGACAAATTTGAGTGCTAGTCTCAATAATGCTTCTGGTTATCCTAACAATGCTGATGTATTAGGAAAGGTAATTGTAGTCCATGCTCAAACTTCCAATTATATTTATCTATCCAATTCACTCCCATCTTTGGAGTTAGCATTAAATCTCAAAAGTAATCAGGCGATCGCTTCATCTCAGAGTTTTAAAACTATCATAAGAAAATTGCCACGAGATTACCATGCCTACGGATATCTTGCTCAGCAGTTTAATTTGAATTGGTTAGAGACTATTTCCTCTGATCTCAAAATTCAAGAAATCTCTTCAAAGATCAGTCATTCTTCACTTACCTCAATTTTTAAACACATAGAAATTGTAGGCTTTGCTAGCACAAGTGGTGCAAATAATATGGAGCATGGTGAACTTTTCTTTACTCTTAAGTAA
- a CDS encoding ABC transporter permease, which translates to MSSRLKALFYYITARLLLAPVMLWAIASVVFLLMRATPGDPIDAILGPRAPEDVKVALREQVGLTGSLFSQYGGYMKDLLHFNLGKSISTREQTVWQIIKNFFPATAELAIYALIVALVVGLTVGIIAALRPNTKWDVGGRLFGIITYSLPLFWVGMILQLVFSVQLGLLPIGTRFPASIDPPMKVFGLYTLDALLKSDWKNFWISLQYLILPATSLGIVISGIFERIMRVNLRQTLQSDYVEAAKARGIKPSAILFNHALKNAMIPVITILGLTLASMLGGAVLTEVTFSWPGLANRLFEAIVGRDYPVVQGIVVFFAIIVTVTSILVDIVNAWIDPRIRY; encoded by the coding sequence ATGTCTAGTCGCCTCAAAGCACTGTTCTACTATATTACGGCGCGGTTATTGCTTGCACCAGTTATGCTATGGGCGATCGCCTCAGTTGTTTTTTTATTAATGCGGGCGACTCCTGGTGATCCCATTGATGCAATTTTAGGTCCCCGTGCACCTGAAGATGTCAAAGTTGCCCTACGTGAACAAGTAGGGCTGACAGGTTCTCTATTTTCGCAATATGGGGGCTACATGAAGGATTTGCTGCATTTCAACCTTGGCAAATCGATCAGCACCCGTGAGCAAACTGTTTGGCAAATTATTAAGAACTTTTTCCCCGCCACCGCAGAATTGGCAATTTATGCCCTAATAGTTGCTTTAGTCGTAGGGCTAACCGTAGGCATTATTGCGGCGCTGCGCCCAAATACTAAATGGGATGTTGGTGGCAGGCTGTTTGGCATTATTACCTATTCCTTACCCCTTTTCTGGGTCGGCATGATTCTGCAATTAGTTTTCTCAGTACAACTGGGTTTGTTGCCGATTGGTACAAGATTTCCTGCTAGCATAGACCCCCCGATGAAAGTATTCGGACTCTATACTCTTGACGCTTTGCTCAAATCGGATTGGAAAAACTTTTGGATAAGTCTTCAATATCTGATCTTACCAGCTACGAGCTTAGGGATTGTCATTAGTGGGATTTTTGAGCGAATTATGCGGGTAAATTTGCGTCAAACCTTGCAGTCAGACTATGTGGAAGCAGCTAAGGCAAGAGGGATTAAACCGAGTGCAATTTTATTTAACCATGCCTTAAAAAATGCAATGATTCCTGTCATTACTATTCTTGGCTTGACCCTTGCTTCGATGCTTGGAGGTGCAGTGTTAACTGAAGTTACATTTTCTTGGCCTGGGCTAGCTAATCGCTTATTTGAAGCGATCGTTGGGCGTGACTATCCCGTAGTCCAAGGCATTGTTGTATTTTTCGCAATAATCGTCACGGTTACTAGTATTCTCGTAGATATTGTGAATGCTTGGATTGATCCGAGGATTCGTTATTAG
- a CDS encoding ATP-dependent 6-phosphofructokinase — MTKPKRVGILTSGGDCGGLNAVIRAVVRRARDYDIEIYGIKGATQGLLNRPVEAELLDMKRVSGILRYGGTILGTVNKGNPFAYPMPDGKLVDRSEEVIDGYHKLGLDALIGIGGDGSLAILRRLAQQGNMNLVAVPKTIDNDLGATENSIGFNTAVSVAVEALDRLTYTAISHSRVMILEVMGRDAGHIAVSAGIAGGAHVVLIPEIPYNLDEVCDRLMNRALRGFPFSTMVVAEAVKTPTGEPVKYTNSLGQTLYGGIGQYLGDQISTRTGLESRVTILGHVQRGSMPSPLDRILGATFGVAAVDLIAEKKYDRMVAWVNREVIDVPIADAIAKYRAVDVHGTLIRTAVGLGTYVGEIDQLL, encoded by the coding sequence ATGACAAAGCCTAAGCGTGTTGGTATTTTGACCAGTGGTGGAGACTGTGGAGGTCTCAATGCTGTCATTCGGGCTGTTGTGCGCCGCGCTCGCGACTATGATATAGAAATTTATGGAATTAAAGGTGCAACTCAAGGATTACTGAATCGTCCAGTGGAAGCAGAATTGCTGGATATGAAACGGGTATCAGGAATTTTACGCTACGGTGGTACGATTTTGGGAACTGTAAATAAAGGGAATCCTTTTGCTTATCCGATGCCTGACGGTAAACTAGTCGATCGCTCCGAAGAAGTGATTGATGGCTACCATAAACTGGGATTAGATGCCCTTATTGGCATTGGTGGTGATGGCAGTTTGGCGATTTTGCGACGACTAGCGCAGCAGGGCAATATGAACTTGGTGGCAGTTCCGAAGACCATTGATAATGATTTAGGAGCAACAGAGAATTCAATTGGCTTTAATACAGCGGTGAGTGTGGCAGTGGAAGCACTTGATCGCCTAACGTATACGGCGATCAGTCATAGTCGGGTAATGATCTTAGAAGTGATGGGTCGGGATGCAGGACATATTGCAGTGAGTGCAGGGATTGCAGGGGGTGCTCATGTGGTATTAATTCCCGAAATTCCCTATAATCTTGATGAAGTCTGCGATCGCCTCATGAATCGAGCTCTGCGTGGATTCCCTTTCAGTACAATGGTCGTTGCGGAAGCGGTGAAAACACCAACTGGTGAACCTGTAAAATATACCAATAGCCTTGGACAAACTCTCTATGGAGGCATTGGGCAATATCTCGGTGATCAGATCAGCACCCGCACAGGCTTAGAAAGTCGTGTCACAATTTTGGGACATGTGCAGAGGGGCAGTATGCCATCGCCTTTAGATCGCATTCTAGGAGCAACTTTTGGTGTGGCGGCTGTAGATTTGATTGCAGAGAAGAAATATGATCGCATGGTGGCGTGGGTCAACCGTGAAGTGATCGATGTCCCAATTGCTGATGCGATCGCCAAATATAGAGCCGTGGATGTACATGGAACATTGATTCGTACGGCAGTCGGTTTAGGAACTTATGTAGGCGAAATCGATCAACTTCTTTAA
- a CDS encoding DUF7219 family protein: protein MSTATKVMFPRSRYYGKFTPENLMFNSNLQEFSHRVSIICALETGGKLSSQEAYTQIAELWKQLETSKQKLAI from the coding sequence ATGTCTACCGCAACCAAAGTTATGTTTCCCCGTTCTCGTTACTACGGTAAATTTACACCCGAGAACTTAATGTTTAACTCCAACCTGCAAGAGTTTTCGCATCGGGTCAGTATTATTTGTGCCTTAGAAACTGGTGGTAAGCTCTCATCTCAAGAGGCGTATACACAAATTGCTGAGCTATGGAAGCAACTCGAGACATCTAAACAAAAACTCGCAATATAA
- a CDS encoding argininosuccinate synthase, with protein sequence MGRAKKVVLAYSGGVDTSVCIPYLKQEWGVEEVITLAADLGQGDELAPIKQKALDSGASVSLVRDVTKEFVTDYAFPAIKANALYENRYPLTTALARPLIAKILVEAAEEYGADAVAHGCTGKGNDQVRFDVSIAALNPDIKVLAPAREWGMSREETIAYGEKFGIPSPVKKSSPFSIDRNLLGRSIEAGPLEDAWNEPPEEIYDFTKAIADTPDEPTYTEIGFEKGLPVSLDGQALEPVELITRLNAIAGGNGYGRIDMVENRLVGIKSREIYEAPAMLVLIHAHRDLESLALPSDLAQYKRGVEENYGKIIYNGLWYSPLKAALDAFIDKSQERVTGVVRVKFHKGNAIIVGRKSVNSLYDEDLATYTSADQFDHKAAEGFIYVWGLPIRVWAQKNR encoded by the coding sequence ATGGGTCGGGCGAAAAAAGTCGTACTTGCGTATTCGGGCGGCGTTGATACATCTGTTTGCATTCCTTATCTGAAGCAAGAATGGGGTGTTGAAGAAGTCATTACCCTTGCAGCAGATCTAGGACAAGGCGATGAATTAGCACCGATTAAACAGAAGGCTCTAGACTCAGGGGCTTCGGTTTCTCTAGTTAGAGATGTTACTAAAGAATTTGTTACTGACTATGCCTTTCCTGCGATTAAGGCAAATGCGCTCTATGAAAATCGCTATCCTTTAACTACGGCTCTAGCACGCCCTCTCATTGCTAAAATTTTAGTGGAAGCTGCTGAAGAATATGGTGCAGATGCAGTAGCTCACGGTTGTACAGGTAAGGGCAATGACCAAGTGCGCTTTGATGTGTCGATCGCTGCACTTAATCCAGATATTAAGGTGCTCGCCCCTGCCCGTGAATGGGGGATGAGCCGCGAAGAGACGATCGCCTATGGAGAGAAGTTTGGCATTCCTTCTCCAGTTAAGAAATCTTCACCTTTTAGTATTGATCGCAACTTACTTGGACGTAGCATTGAGGCAGGTCCTCTAGAGGATGCTTGGAATGAGCCACCTGAAGAAATTTATGACTTCACTAAGGCGATTGCTGATACCCCCGATGAGCCTACCTACACTGAAATTGGCTTTGAGAAAGGGCTGCCCGTGTCACTGGATGGTCAAGCCCTTGAGCCAGTGGAATTAATTACCAGACTGAATGCGATCGCTGGTGGTAATGGCTATGGACGCATCGACATGGTAGAAAATCGTTTGGTTGGGATCAAATCCCGCGAGATCTATGAAGCCCCTGCTATGTTGGTGTTAATCCATGCTCATCGTGATCTTGAAAGTCTTGCCTTGCCCTCAGACTTAGCCCAATACAAGCGTGGTGTAGAGGAAAACTATGGCAAGATCATTTACAACGGCTTGTGGTATAGCCCTCTCAAAGCAGCCCTTGATGCGTTTATTGATAAAAGTCAGGAGCGCGTCACAGGTGTGGTTCGCGTTAAATTCCATAAAGGTAACGCCATCATCGTTGGTCGTAAATCCGTGAATTCTCTATACGACGAAGACCTAGCCACCTACACCAGTGCCGACCAGTTCGACCATAAAGCTGCCGAAGGCTTCATTTATGTTTGGGGACTACCAATCCGTGTATGGGCTCAGAAAAACAGATAA
- a CDS encoding PH domain-containing protein, protein MSKVPLPEERILFKGHPAVIGSMTRLLVAVLTLGIGAIWFWLKSTNTQYLITTQRIVIETGIFSRAIETLEIYQVDDIHLEKPLNQRIMGTGNILLTTRDLSAPKLLLERLPIDVRELYEQMRPCIQEARFRFHVRDEENPREFS, encoded by the coding sequence ATGTCAAAAGTCCCTTTACCCGAAGAACGTATTTTGTTTAAAGGTCATCCTGCTGTAATTGGTAGCATGACTAGGTTATTGGTTGCCGTATTGACTTTAGGAATTGGTGCGATTTGGTTTTGGCTAAAATCGACTAATACTCAATATTTAATTACTACCCAGCGAATTGTGATTGAAACTGGGATCTTTTCAAGAGCAATCGAAACTCTCGAAATTTATCAAGTTGATGATATTCATCTAGAAAAGCCATTAAATCAACGGATTATGGGTACAGGGAATATCCTGTTGACTACCCGAGATTTGTCAGCCCCGAAATTATTATTAGAAAGATTACCCATAGATGTCAGGGAACTTTACGAACAAATGCGTCCCTGTATTCAAGAAGCAAGATTTCGCTTTCATGTTCGTGATGAAGAAAATCCTAGAGAATTTAGCTAA